The Syntrophorhabdus sp. genomic sequence TGGCGCTCCTCGTCGGCAGGCTCGCGGCGCCGTACACGTCACACGAGGAGATCAGCCGAAAACCCACGGCGGAAAGACCCGGCACCTATCTCGGGAGATATCATTACCTGTACATGGACATCATCGCCATCTGGTTCTACGATGTGACGAACGGCAAGGTCCTTAACAGGATGCGGCTCTCATAGGCCCCTTCAGGCACCCTCTTTCGGGGAATGCATCCTTTCCACGGCATCGGCCATGCGCGTCAGGGCCTCCGTCAGGGTCCGTCTCGGGCAGGCGAAGTTGAGCCTCACAAATCCCTCTCCGCCCTTCCCGTATTCCCGGCCGTCGTTGAGGGCCACTCTCCCTTTCTCGAGAAAGAAACGATAAGGGTCTCCCCCTATCCCCGACCCCCTGCAGTCGATCCAGGCGAGGTAGGTGGCCTCCATGCGGCTCATCGTGAGGGAAGGCAGCCTCTCGCCCAGGTAACGGGCGAGGAGGTCTCTGTTGCCCTCGAGGTAGGCAAGGCACTGGTCAAGCCACTCGGCTCCGTCCCTGTAAGCCGCGAGGGCCGCGGCGACACCCAGCACGTTCACGTGGGGGATAAGGCCTTCGCTGCCCTTAAGCCAGGCCTTGCGTAATGCCGGGTCCCTGATCACAGCGAAGGAGCACTTCAGGCCCGCCAGGTTGAATGTCTTGCTCGGCGACATGAAGGTGATGGTGCAATCCGCCACCTCGCTGCCGAGGCTGGCGATGGGTATGTGCCGGTTGCCGGGGAACAGAAGATCGCAGTGGATCTCGTCGGAGCAGATAAGGATACCCCGGTCAAGGCAGATGCGGGCAAGCCTTTCCAGTTCATCCTTCCTGAAGACGCGGCCGACGGGGTTGTGGGGATTGCACAGGACAAAGATCCTCGTCCTGTCGGTGATCGCTTCCTCGAAGGCGTCGAAGTCGATCTCATACGTTTCCCCCGTCTTCACCAGCGGAGGACCGATGACGGCGCGTCCCCGGTTCACCGGGTCGGCGATGAAGTGCGAATAGACCGGTGTCTGGACGAGAACGGCCTCTCCGGGCTCCGCGAAGAGGGTGAACGCCAGGTTAAGACCCGTGACCACCCCGGGCACGAGGATGATCTCCTCCCCTGGCACGTCCCACCCGTAGAGCCTTTTCAGCCTCTCCCGGACGGTCTCCACGAACTCCTCCGTCGCCCCTCCGTATCCAAAGACCCGGTGGTCCACCCGTTCGTGCAGGGCCCTGACGACCGGCTCGGGAGAGACGAAGTCCATGTCCGCCACCCACAGGGGAAGGACCTCGCCGCCATATCTTCGCCACTTGATACTGTCCGTGCCCTTCCGCTCTACAACCCTATCGAAGTCATATCTCATCTTCCGTCTCCGTCATCAACAGGCCTCTTCACGATGGACCCGCGTTCCCCTCAGCGCAGGGCACCGCCCGGGAGACTCGTTGCCTCACTCTACCATTTTGCAGTTCCTTTTAAAAGGCAACGACCTCCGCCAGCGTGACGAGAACCTCCTTTCTTGACATTGCACCAAATATGTGTATAATTATGTGTATTCAGAGGTGACCATGCAAACACGACACAATATAACACTGACCGAAGATATTGCGCGGGAGCTCGATTCCGTAGCGGGAGAACTGGGGGAAAAGAAGAGCTCCGTCATAGAGAAGGCCCTTATGGTGTACTTTGACCTTCTCGACCTCAAGATTGCGCAAAAGAGAATGAAGGATCTCAAGGAAGGGCGGGACAGGATCGTCGATGCCAGAGACGTCTGGAAAGAGATCGGTATCTGAGGCGTGTATACCCTTCGGTTCCTGGGCAAAGCCGTGGAGGACCTCAAGAGGATCGATTTCCCCTTCCAAAGGATCATAAAGGAAAAACTCCTCATTCTGGCTGAGAACCCCGACATCCTCAAGAACAACATCACCAGGCTTTCCGGCGCGGACGAAGAATACTACAGGCTGCGTGTCGGAAACTACCGGATCATCTTCGAGAAGAAGGAGAGAGAACTCCTGATCCTCGTTGTTCGCATCGGCCACAGGCGGGAGGTGTATCGATGACCCCCTGGCCGTGTACGAGGCCCTACCTTCTAAACCATCTCGGATCGCTGAACCATTTCGTTGTCCGCTGTATGCGGTTGGTGTAGTTCGTCACGAACTCCCGGATCAGCTTGCGGGTGATCCTCTGGAGGTCGTTGTTCTTGAGAAGGTGCCCGATGTCCTCGGGGTCCTTGAAGGTGATCTCGAGGATGATGTCGCAGAAACCGCCGAGAACCACGTTCCAGCAGTTCGTTACGGTGACGTAGTCGATCTTCGCCATTGCCGGAAGGTATTCATTGGTCATGAAGTCCCCGTACCTCTCTTTCATGTCGGGCCTCAGGTCATAGTACTGATTGAACTTCCAGACCCCTTTCTGGACGGGATACCTCCCCAGCTTGACCGTGCCGTCTGGTTCGAGGACGGTGCTGTTGTAGTTCGCCACGTACCTTCTCAAGCCCAGGGCAAGGTCCCGGAACCCCTGGCCGGTTATGATCCTGGAAATGTCCTCGAGACTCTCCGACGAGAACGCCGTTATCGTTCTCGGGCCAAAACCGACCTCGACGAAATATCCCCCCACGGGCACAAGGCCGAGGGTCGTTATCTCAGCCAGATAGGTGTTGTTCAGGTAATCGGAATACTCTTTCTCCCTGCCTTGAATGACATCCCAGTACTGGATGAACA encodes the following:
- a CDS encoding type II toxin-antitoxin system RelE/ParE family toxin, whose product is MYTLRFLGKAVEDLKRIDFPFQRIIKEKLLILAENPDILKNNITRLSGADEEYYRLRVGNYRIIFEKKERELLILVVRIGHRREVYR
- a CDS encoding putative C-S lyase — protein: MRYDFDRVVERKGTDSIKWRRYGGEVLPLWVADMDFVSPEPVVRALHERVDHRVFGYGGATEEFVETVRERLKRLYGWDVPGEEIILVPGVVTGLNLAFTLFAEPGEAVLVQTPVYSHFIADPVNRGRAVIGPPLVKTGETYEIDFDAFEEAITDRTRIFVLCNPHNPVGRVFRKDELERLARICLDRGILICSDEIHCDLLFPGNRHIPIASLGSEVADCTITFMSPSKTFNLAGLKCSFAVIRDPALRKAWLKGSEGLIPHVNVLGVAAALAAYRDGAEWLDQCLAYLEGNRDLLARYLGERLPSLTMSRMEATYLAWIDCRGSGIGGDPYRFFLEKGRVALNDGREYGKGGEGFVRLNFACPRRTLTEALTRMADAVERMHSPKEGA
- a CDS encoding CopG family transcriptional regulator; the protein is MQTRHNITLTEDIARELDSVAGELGEKKSSVIEKALMVYFDLLDLKIAQKRMKDLKEGRDRIVDARDVWKEIGI